From a single Nicotiana tomentosiformis chromosome 2, ASM39032v3, whole genome shotgun sequence genomic region:
- the LOC104099249 gene encoding uncharacterized protein — protein MVIMNSGVKMPGDRQCPRVDTYELKLRIERKVGQQKAEKYYSMLSRYLSLKMSKSEFDKFCVVLLGRENICLHNALVRGIIRNACTAKMPPPKDVTMEASFNSKVSNVCQRGSFQSLCRDVFPQSPRKGRTPNLRDRRFRDRPSPLGPHGKTHSAACEDFPPKVLEQQSATELLSLGSKPPVEGNSVEEGEEVEQATGSPGIHSRSPVTAPLGISLNAKGTRKVLYHGSAPLPDMGTCYSSGELPDASLLMKRLEQKLETEGLKMSTDCVNVLNNGLDVFLKRLIKPCLDLAGSKSQHKHILHQAVSVSKKTRTIRYNQKPSDLFSVSMLDFRTAMESNPRMLGEDWPTQLEKVSVRSFESL, from the coding sequence ATGGTTATAATGAATTCGGGAGTCAAAATGCCGGGAGATCGGCAATGCCCCCGAGTTGACACTTATGAGCTGAAACTTCGGATTGAAAGGAAAGTTGGTCAGCAGAAGGCAGAGAAATATTATTCTATGTTAAGCAGATACTTAAGCCTAAAGATGAGCAAATCAGAGTTTGATAAGTTTTGTGTTGTTTTATTGGGGAGAGAGAATATCTGCCTTCATAATGCGCTTGTCCGAGGAATTATAAGAAATGCTTGTACTGCTAAGATGCCTCCGCCAAAAGATGTCACAATGGAGGCTTCCTTTAATTCAAAAGTGTCGAATGTTTGTCAAAGAGGAAGTTTTCAGTCACTGTGCAGGGATGTATTTCCGCAGTCTCCTAGAAAAGGAAGAACTCCCAACCTTCGTGATCGCAGATTTAGGGACCGGCCAAGTCCTCTGGGTCCTCATGGGAAGACCCATTCTGCGGCTTGTGAAGATTTTCCACCAAAAGTACTGGAACAACAAAGTGCTACTGAGCTTCTGTCCTTGGGTAGTAAGCCTCCAGTTGAAGGCAACTCCGTGGAAGAGGGAGAAGAGGTTGAGCAGGCTACTGGAAGCCCCGGTATTCATAGTAGAAGTCCTGTAACAGCTCCCCTTGGCATCTCTCTGAATGCTAAGGGAACAAGGAAAGTATTATATCATGGGTCAGCTCCTTTACCTGATATGGGAACCTGTTACAGCAGTGGTGAGTTGCCCGATGCCAGCTTGCTAATGAAAAGGTTGGAACAAAAGTTGGAGACAGAAGGCTTGAAGATGTCAACTGACTGTGTAAATGTGTTGAACAATGGGCTCGATGTATTCTTGAAGCGATTAATTAAGCCTTGTTTGGACTTAGCAGGCTCAAAGTCACAACACAAGCACATCCTTCACCAAGCTGTTTCAGTTTCAAAAAAGACAAGGACAATAAGATATAACCAAAAACCAAGTGATCTCTTTTCTGTTTCAATGTTAGATTTTCGCACGGCAATGGAGTCGAATCCTAGGATGCTAGGGGAGGATTGGCCAACACAGCTTGAGAAGGTTTCAGTGCGTTCGTTTGAAAGTCTATGA
- the LOC104099248 gene encoding peroxidase 51-like yields the protein MGRLNFLMAVVLSIYSVGVVLMPNLASAQLKTNYYANTCPNVESIVRNVVNQKFRQTFVTIPAVLRLFFHDCFVEGCDASVIVSSTPGNTAEKDHPDNLSLAGDGFDTVIKAKAAIDSNSRCKNKVSCADILALATRDVIQLSGGPSYPVELGRLDGFTSKASNVEGKLPKPTFNLNQLNSMFASHGLNQNDMIALSAAHSVGFSHCNKFSNRIYNFSPKNPIDPTLNKQYAAQLQGMCPRNVDPRIAINMDPKTPRTFDNAYFKNLQQGMGLFTSDQVLYTDGRSKGTVDIWASNSKAFQNAFVTAMTKLGRVGVKTGRNGNIRFDCGRFN from the exons ATGGGTCGTCTAAATTTTCTTATGGCAGTAGTGTTGTCAATATATTCCGTTGGTGTAGTGTTGATGCCCAACTTGGCTTCTGCACAACTGAAAACCAATTATTACGCCAATACCTGTCCTAATGTTGAATCCATTGTTAGAAATGTGGTTAACCAGAAATTCCGACAAACATTTGTCACAATCCCTGCTGTTCTCCGTCTCTTCTTTCATGATTGCTTTGTTGAG GGTTGTGATGCTTCAGTGATAGTATCATCTACACCAGGGAACACAGCTGAGAAGGATCATCCAGATAATCTATCATTGGCAGGAGATGGATTTGATACTGTGATCAAAGCCAAAGCCGCCATTGATTCAAACTCACGTTGTAAAAATAAAGTCTCTTGTGCAGATATTCTCGCCTTAGCCACCAGAGACGTTATTCAGCTG TCGGGGGGACCATCGTACCCAGTTGAATTAGGTAGGCTAGATGGGTTCACATCAAAAGCTTCGAACGTGGAAGGAAAGCTGCCAAAACCAACATTTAATTTGAATCAACTCAATTCCATGTTTGCTTCTCATGGTCTAAATCAGAATGACATGATCGCCCTTTCTG CGGCCCATTCTGTAGGGTTTTCACACTGTAACAAGTTCTCCAACCGGATTTACAACTTCAGCCCTAAAAATCCAATAGACCCAACACTCAACAAGCAATATGCAGCTCAATTACAAGGGATGTGTCCAAGGAATGTTGACCCAAGGATAGCCATTAACATGGATCCCAAAACTCCCAGGACGTTTGACAATGCCTACTTCAAAAATTTACAGCAAGGTATGGGACTATTCACATCAGATCAAGTGCTTTACACGGACGGGCGGTCCAAGGGAACTGTCGACATTTGGGCTAGTAACTCAAAAGCATTCCAAAACGCATTCGTCACTGCAATGACAAAGCTGGGCCGTGTTGGTGTGAAAACTGGGAGGAATGGAAATATTCGTTTCGACTGCGGCAGATTTAATTGA